A portion of the Aphelocoma coerulescens isolate FSJ_1873_10779 chromosome 1, UR_Acoe_1.0, whole genome shotgun sequence genome contains these proteins:
- the LOC138111439 gene encoding alpha-2-macroglobulin-like protein 1 isoform X1, translating into MGAPLLLLALTLFPVAAAASLELHYMVVFPAIIQQSHEEKLYIHFSSLTEAIHLAVTLQTETRNHTLVEQDVEKPGTFQSITFQVPDLMLIPKKTDSSKTQPEEVVFLHVLIHSGDNVLFEGHKKVLVKPQKNIILIETDKGLYKPGETVKFRIVNLNENLKVIKNEYSQIWLQDPEYNRIAEWLNVKSNHGIVDLSFPLASEAALGKYTISVQQHMAQKTFIVEEYVLKKFEMKIEHPPHITTADEEFQLEVCGKYTYGKPVEGKVEITVMTFSQDMEDSFTSSAIQKQNSWTNKDGCATFTVKTEALEINEADSHVIAVGKLVENGTGAHSLEKVQIPVATIMKSIEFINLHPFYKRGIPYTGKMFCHSANSPLRSETVYLIIDVNDEETRLSLLTDEKGEAHFTLDTTSWNSTMVSLRGTYTPPTEDSPFSPESKIEDSFHWLKPFYSESNSFLEIKAKNDVMSCDQEQEVHVDYILSQNKLRPGEDHIDFYYLVIAKGKILFSREKKVPITHHENLQGSFSLTLPVGNDFLPDIKLLVYAIFSDGEVVADVEQFEVEMCFRHKVVLEFSHKEEVPGSKVRLNLKAAPGSLCSVQAVDKSILLENNQTLTADRLYMEVFEDSFTVGGRGLPYRLEDFEAYPCLPQQPSPHKKARMGAPWYQSEADVYNLFKKLLMKIFTNTRIKKPVSCVRPDFEKKIYLRKGNLVGSRAIHANSEPHSADKEKPKPRTLFPETWIWDLVSVGGDGQASLQVAVPDTITEWNANTFCVANTGFGFSPLTSLRVFQPFFVDVSLPYSVIQGETFGLKATVFNYLKDCIQVHTTLTETPELKVDACPSCQFTSCLCANEAKTFVWNVTATRLGRVNVTVSSVAEESHSLCGNRIAVTPLQGGRDAVIKPLLVKPGGVLQEKTQNIFLCPADNTISEEFSPTLPAEVLEGSARVTFSVIGDIMGPALQNLDQLLRLPFGCGEQNMVQFAPNIFILQYLNKTKQLNPEIKDKALKFLTTGYQRQLLYKHDDGSYSAFGKGDEQGNTWLTAFVARSFGQASSHIYIDKDHVHSALLWLQKHQLPSGCFQSVGKLFNNDLKGGVDDTISLTAYIAAALVELHLERNDTMLDNALHCLRNVTLDETSLYVKALMAYVFTLSKDMEMRKQLLDMVEKETAQLLTSQSADEKSSSMIETVAYIVLAHVSKADLSLNEASVSKLVRWLSGQRNAFGGFASTQDTVVSLQALAQYAALIPQEIRDVKVAVKGKGASPLEFHVHRNNKLVLHQASLPADTGTYTVQAMGSGCVYVQATLYYNIPPPKTEEVFVLDVETVPRECDGVRKEFDIHVSVSYVGDRGTSNMALVEAEMLSGFIPVQSSVKELEKAPLVKKTEIKPDKITIYLEELGESSLKLNISVEQDIEVQNLKASTVHVYDYYKPDDCTAREYAFPCSSDASKKVSS; encoded by the exons ATGGGAGCACCACTGCTCCTCTTAGCCCTGACCCTATTCCCAGTGGCAGCTGCAGCAAGCCTGGAACT TCACTATATGGTGGTGTTCCCTGCTATCATTCAGCAATCCCACGAGGAGAAGCTCTACATTCACTTCAGCTCCCTAACTGAGGCCATCCACCTGGCTGTCACCTTGCAGACAGAAACCCGGAATCACACACTGGTGGAGCAGGATGTGGAGAAGCCAGGCACTTTTCAGAGCATCACTTTCCAG GTGCCAGACCTCATGTTAATTCCCAAGAAAACAGATAGTTCCAAGACACAG CCAGAGGAGGTGGTTTTTCTGCATGTCCTGATCCACAGTGGAGACAATGTGCTCTTTGAGGGTCACAAGAAAGTTCTGGTCAAGCCTCAGAAGAATATAATTCTGATAGAGACAGACAAGGGCTTATACAAACCTGGAGAAACAG TGAAATTTCGAATTGTGAACCTTAATGAGAACCTTAAGGTCATTAAAAATGAG TATTCCCAGATATGGCTGCAG GATCCTGAATACAACCGTATTGCTGAGTGGCTGAATGTAAAGTCAAATCACGGCATTGTGGATCTATCCTTCCCCCTGGCCTCCGAAGCAGCCCTTGGGAAGTACACCATCTCAGTGCAGCAGCACATGGCTCAAAAAACCTTCATTGTTGAGGAATACG TGCTGAAAAAATTTGAGATGAAGATTGAGCACCCTCCACATATCACTACAGCAGATGAGGAATTTCAGCTGGAGGTCTGTGGCAA GTATACTTATGGGAAGCCTGTTGAAGGGAAAGTAGAAATTACTGTTATGACATTCTCCCAGGACATGGAAGACAGTTTTACAAGTTCTGCGATTCAGAAGCAAAACAGCTGG ACAAATAAGGATGGCTGTGCTACTTTCACAGTGAAGACAGAAGCTCTGGAAATAAATGAAGCTGACAGCCATGTAATTGCAGTAGGAAAACTGGTGGAAAATGGAACAG GAGCACATTCTTTGGAGAAGGTTCAAATTCCTGTCGCAACAATAATGAAATCTATAGAGTTTATCAACCTCCATCCATTCTACAAACGTGGGATACCATACACAGGGAAG ATGTTCTGCCACAGTGCAAATTCTCCCCTCAGAAGTGAAACAGTCTATCTAATAATTGACGTCAATGATGAGGAGACACGTCTGTCACTCCTCACAGATGAGAAGGGGGAAGCTCACTTCACACTGGATACCACCAGCTGGAACAGCACGATGGTTTCTCTGAGG GGTACCTACACCCCTCCAACTGAAGACAGTCCATTTTCTCCTGAAAGTAAAATAGAGGACAGCTTCCACTGGCTGAAACCTTTTTACTCTGAGAGCAACAGCTTCCTTGAGATCAAGGCCAAGAATGATGTGATGTCTTGTGATCAAGAGCAGGAAGTGCACGTGGATTATATCCTTTCCCAGAATAAACTCCGCCCTGGAGAAGACCACATTGATTTCTACTACTTG GTGATAGCAAAAGGCAAGATCCTTTTCAGCAGAGAGAAGAAGGTGCCAATTACCCACCATGAGA ATCTGCAGGGCTCCTTCTCATTGACTCTGCCTGTTGGCAATGACTTCCTGCCTGACATCAAGCTTCTGGTGTATGCAATCTTCtcagatggagaggtggtggctgATGTGGAGCAGTTTGAAGTAGAAATGTGCTTTAGACATAAG GTGGTGCTGGAATTCTCACACAAGGAGGAAGTCCCAGGATCCAAAGTCAGACTGAACCTCAAGGCTGCTCCAGGGTCCCTGTGCTCTGTGCAAGCTGTTGACAAGAGCATCCTCCTGGAGAACAACCAAACCCTAACAGCAGACAGA TTGTATATGGAAGTCTTTGAAGACAGCTTCACGGTTGGAGGACGAGGCTTGCCTTACCGCTTGGAGGACTTTGAGGCATATCCCTGTCTgccccagcagcccagcccccacAAAAAGGCTCGGATGGGTGCACCATGGTACCAAAGCGAGGCTGATGTCTATAATCTGTTTAAG AAACTGCTCATGAAAATATTTACCAACACTAGAATCAAGAAACCTGTTTCCTGTGTGCGTCCAGACTTTGAGAAAAAGATATATCTAAGAAAAGGCAATTTGGTTG GCAGCCGTGCTATCCATGCCAATTCTGAACCTCACTCTGCTGACAAGGAGAAGCCAAAACCACGGACACTTTTCCCAGAGacctggatttgggatttggtcTCTGTCGG GGGCGATGGACAAGCGTCTCTCCAAGTTGCTGTACCTGACACCATCACAGAATGGAATGCCAACACCTTCTGTGTTGCCAATACTGGCTTTGGTTTCTCACCTCTGACCTCTCTTAGGGTCTTCCAGCCTTTCTTTGTGGATGTATCACTGCCATACTCTGTGATCCAAGGAGAGACTTTCGGCCTAAAAGCCACTGTCTTCAACTACCTCAAGGACTGTATCCAG GTCCacaccaccctcacagagacCCCAGAACTAAAGGTGGATGCCTGTCCAAGCTGCCAGTTCACCAGCTGCCTCTGTGCCAATGAAGCAAAAACCTTTGTATGGAATGTGACTGCGACCAGgctgg GCAGAGTGAACGTCACCGTCAGCAGCGTGGCGGAAGAATCACACAGTCTGTGTGGTAACAGGATTGCTGTGACACCTTTGCAAGGAGGGAGAGATGCTGTGATAAAACCTCTGCTCGTGAAG CCAGGAGGTGTCCTACAAGAGAAGACCCAAAATATCTTTCTCTGTCCTGCAG ATAACACCATCTCTGAAGAGTTCTCCCCGACTCTGCCTGCAGAAGTGCTGGAGGGATCTGCCCGAGTCACGTTCTCTGTGATTG GTGACATCATGGGTCCAGCACTTCAAAATTTAGACCAGCTGCTAAGATTGCCCTTTGGCTGTGGTGAACAGAACATGGTCCAGTTTGCACCAAACATCTTCATACTCCAGTACCTGAATAAGACTAAACAACTGAACCCAGAAATTAAGGATAAAGCACTGAAATTTCTGACAACAG GTTACCAGCGTCAGCTGCTCTACAAACACGACGATGGCTCCTACAGCGCCTTTGGGAAAGGTGATGAGCAAGGCAACACGTG GCTGACAGCTTTTGTAGCCAGGTCCTTTGGACAAGCCAGCTCTCACATTTACATTGATAAGGACCACGTGCAcagtgctctgctctggctgcagaagCACCAGCTGCCCAGTGGCTGCTTCCAGAGTGTGGGGAAGCTCTTCAACAATGACCTGAAG GGTGGTGTGGATGATACCATCTCATTAACAGCCTATATTGCTGCTGCACTGGTGGAACTCCATCTGGAGAGAAAT GACACCATGTTGGATAATGCCTTACATTGCCTTAGGAATGTAACACTTGATGAGACAAGCCTTTATGTCAAGGCCTTGATGGCTTATGTCTTCACACTGAGTAAGGACATGGAGATgagaaagcagctcctggatATGGTAGAGAAGGAAACTG CACAGCTACTGACATCACAATCTGCTGATGAAAAGTCTTCTTCCATGATTGAGACAGTAGCCTACATCGTCCTGGCTCATGTCTCCAAAGCAGACTTGTCACTCAATGAAGCCTCGGTGAGCAAGCTTGTGCGCTGGCTCAGTGGACAAAGAAATGCCTTTGGAGGATTTGCTTCCACACAG GACACGGTTGTCAGCCTGCAGGCCCTCGCTCAGTATGCAGCCCTGATTCCTCAGGAGATCAGAGATGTCAAGGTGGCAGTGAAAGGCAAGGGGGCTTCTCCACTGGAGTTCCATGTGCACAGGAACAACAAGTTGGTCCTGCATCAGGCATCTCTCCCTGCAGACACAGGGACCTACACAGTGCAAGCAATGGGCAGTGGCTGCGTTTATGTCCAG GCCACTTTGTATTATAACATCCCACCACCAAAAACAGAAGAGGTCTTTGTCCTGGATGTGGAAACTGTACCAAGAGAATGTGATGGTGTCAGGAAAGAGTTTGATATCCATGTGTCTGTCAG TTATGTAGGGGACCGTGGGACGAGTAACATGGCCCTGGTGGAGGCTGAAATGCTGTCAGGGTTCATTCCCGTGCAGAGCTCTGTGAAAGAG CTGGAGAAGGCACCCCTCGTGAAAAAGACAGAGATAAAACCAGACAAAATCACAATCTACTTGGAGGAG CTGGGTGAGAGTTCTTTGAAGCTTAACATCTCAGTGGAACAAGATATTGAAGTGCAGAATCTGAAAGCTTCAACAGTGCATGTCTATGACTACTATAAGCCAG ATGACTGCACAGCAAGAGAATATGCTTTCCCTTGCAGTTCAG ATGCCTCAAAGAAGGTTTCCTCCTAG
- the LOC138111439 gene encoding alpha-2-macroglobulin-like protein 1 isoform X3, with amino-acid sequence MVVFPAIIQQSHEEKLYIHFSSLTEAIHLAVTLQTETRNHTLVEQDVEKPGTFQSITFQVPDLMLIPKKTDSSKTQPEEVVFLHVLIHSGDNVLFEGHKKVLVKPQKNIILIETDKGLYKPGETVKFRIVNLNENLKVIKNEYSQIWLQDPEYNRIAEWLNVKSNHGIVDLSFPLASEAALGKYTISVQQHMAQKTFIVEEYVLKKFEMKIEHPPHITTADEEFQLEVCGKYTYGKPVEGKVEITVMTFSQDMEDSFTSSAIQKQNSWTNKDGCATFTVKTEALEINEADSHVIAVGKLVENGTGAHSLEKVQIPVATIMKSIEFINLHPFYKRGIPYTGKMFCHSANSPLRSETVYLIIDVNDEETRLSLLTDEKGEAHFTLDTTSWNSTMVSLRGTYTPPTEDSPFSPESKIEDSFHWLKPFYSESNSFLEIKAKNDVMSCDQEQEVHVDYILSQNKLRPGEDHIDFYYLVIAKGKILFSREKKVPITHHENLQGSFSLTLPVGNDFLPDIKLLVYAIFSDGEVVADVEQFEVEMCFRHKVVLEFSHKEEVPGSKVRLNLKAAPGSLCSVQAVDKSILLENNQTLTADRLYMEVFEDSFTVGGRGLPYRLEDFEAYPCLPQQPSPHKKARMGAPWYQSEADVYNLFKKLLMKIFTNTRIKKPVSCVRPDFEKKIYLRKGNLVGSRAIHANSEPHSADKEKPKPRTLFPETWIWDLVSVGGDGQASLQVAVPDTITEWNANTFCVANTGFGFSPLTSLRVFQPFFVDVSLPYSVIQGETFGLKATVFNYLKDCIQVHTTLTETPELKVDACPSCQFTSCLCANEAKTFVWNVTATRLGRVNVTVSSVAEESHSLCGNRIAVTPLQGGRDAVIKPLLVKPGGVLQEKTQNIFLCPADNTISEEFSPTLPAEVLEGSARVTFSVIGDIMGPALQNLDQLLRLPFGCGEQNMVQFAPNIFILQYLNKTKQLNPEIKDKALKFLTTGYQRQLLYKHDDGSYSAFGKGDEQGNTWLTAFVARSFGQASSHIYIDKDHVHSALLWLQKHQLPSGCFQSVGKLFNNDLKGGVDDTISLTAYIAAALVELHLERNDTMLDNALHCLRNVTLDETSLYVKALMAYVFTLSKDMEMRKQLLDMVEKETAQLLTSQSADEKSSSMIETVAYIVLAHVSKADLSLNEASVSKLVRWLSGQRNAFGGFASTQDTVVSLQALAQYAALIPQEIRDVKVAVKGKGASPLEFHVHRNNKLVLHQASLPADTGTYTVQAMGSGCVYVQATLYYNIPPPKTEEVFVLDVETVPRECDGVRKEFDIHVSVSYVGDRGTSNMALVEAEMLSGFIPVQSSVKELEKAPLVKKTEIKPDKITIYLEELGESSLKLNISVEQDIEVQNLKASTVHVYDYYKPDDCTAREYAFPCSSDASKKVSS; translated from the exons ATGGTGGTGTTCCCTGCTATCATTCAGCAATCCCACGAGGAGAAGCTCTACATTCACTTCAGCTCCCTAACTGAGGCCATCCACCTGGCTGTCACCTTGCAGACAGAAACCCGGAATCACACACTGGTGGAGCAGGATGTGGAGAAGCCAGGCACTTTTCAGAGCATCACTTTCCAG GTGCCAGACCTCATGTTAATTCCCAAGAAAACAGATAGTTCCAAGACACAG CCAGAGGAGGTGGTTTTTCTGCATGTCCTGATCCACAGTGGAGACAATGTGCTCTTTGAGGGTCACAAGAAAGTTCTGGTCAAGCCTCAGAAGAATATAATTCTGATAGAGACAGACAAGGGCTTATACAAACCTGGAGAAACAG TGAAATTTCGAATTGTGAACCTTAATGAGAACCTTAAGGTCATTAAAAATGAG TATTCCCAGATATGGCTGCAG GATCCTGAATACAACCGTATTGCTGAGTGGCTGAATGTAAAGTCAAATCACGGCATTGTGGATCTATCCTTCCCCCTGGCCTCCGAAGCAGCCCTTGGGAAGTACACCATCTCAGTGCAGCAGCACATGGCTCAAAAAACCTTCATTGTTGAGGAATACG TGCTGAAAAAATTTGAGATGAAGATTGAGCACCCTCCACATATCACTACAGCAGATGAGGAATTTCAGCTGGAGGTCTGTGGCAA GTATACTTATGGGAAGCCTGTTGAAGGGAAAGTAGAAATTACTGTTATGACATTCTCCCAGGACATGGAAGACAGTTTTACAAGTTCTGCGATTCAGAAGCAAAACAGCTGG ACAAATAAGGATGGCTGTGCTACTTTCACAGTGAAGACAGAAGCTCTGGAAATAAATGAAGCTGACAGCCATGTAATTGCAGTAGGAAAACTGGTGGAAAATGGAACAG GAGCACATTCTTTGGAGAAGGTTCAAATTCCTGTCGCAACAATAATGAAATCTATAGAGTTTATCAACCTCCATCCATTCTACAAACGTGGGATACCATACACAGGGAAG ATGTTCTGCCACAGTGCAAATTCTCCCCTCAGAAGTGAAACAGTCTATCTAATAATTGACGTCAATGATGAGGAGACACGTCTGTCACTCCTCACAGATGAGAAGGGGGAAGCTCACTTCACACTGGATACCACCAGCTGGAACAGCACGATGGTTTCTCTGAGG GGTACCTACACCCCTCCAACTGAAGACAGTCCATTTTCTCCTGAAAGTAAAATAGAGGACAGCTTCCACTGGCTGAAACCTTTTTACTCTGAGAGCAACAGCTTCCTTGAGATCAAGGCCAAGAATGATGTGATGTCTTGTGATCAAGAGCAGGAAGTGCACGTGGATTATATCCTTTCCCAGAATAAACTCCGCCCTGGAGAAGACCACATTGATTTCTACTACTTG GTGATAGCAAAAGGCAAGATCCTTTTCAGCAGAGAGAAGAAGGTGCCAATTACCCACCATGAGA ATCTGCAGGGCTCCTTCTCATTGACTCTGCCTGTTGGCAATGACTTCCTGCCTGACATCAAGCTTCTGGTGTATGCAATCTTCtcagatggagaggtggtggctgATGTGGAGCAGTTTGAAGTAGAAATGTGCTTTAGACATAAG GTGGTGCTGGAATTCTCACACAAGGAGGAAGTCCCAGGATCCAAAGTCAGACTGAACCTCAAGGCTGCTCCAGGGTCCCTGTGCTCTGTGCAAGCTGTTGACAAGAGCATCCTCCTGGAGAACAACCAAACCCTAACAGCAGACAGA TTGTATATGGAAGTCTTTGAAGACAGCTTCACGGTTGGAGGACGAGGCTTGCCTTACCGCTTGGAGGACTTTGAGGCATATCCCTGTCTgccccagcagcccagcccccacAAAAAGGCTCGGATGGGTGCACCATGGTACCAAAGCGAGGCTGATGTCTATAATCTGTTTAAG AAACTGCTCATGAAAATATTTACCAACACTAGAATCAAGAAACCTGTTTCCTGTGTGCGTCCAGACTTTGAGAAAAAGATATATCTAAGAAAAGGCAATTTGGTTG GCAGCCGTGCTATCCATGCCAATTCTGAACCTCACTCTGCTGACAAGGAGAAGCCAAAACCACGGACACTTTTCCCAGAGacctggatttgggatttggtcTCTGTCGG GGGCGATGGACAAGCGTCTCTCCAAGTTGCTGTACCTGACACCATCACAGAATGGAATGCCAACACCTTCTGTGTTGCCAATACTGGCTTTGGTTTCTCACCTCTGACCTCTCTTAGGGTCTTCCAGCCTTTCTTTGTGGATGTATCACTGCCATACTCTGTGATCCAAGGAGAGACTTTCGGCCTAAAAGCCACTGTCTTCAACTACCTCAAGGACTGTATCCAG GTCCacaccaccctcacagagacCCCAGAACTAAAGGTGGATGCCTGTCCAAGCTGCCAGTTCACCAGCTGCCTCTGTGCCAATGAAGCAAAAACCTTTGTATGGAATGTGACTGCGACCAGgctgg GCAGAGTGAACGTCACCGTCAGCAGCGTGGCGGAAGAATCACACAGTCTGTGTGGTAACAGGATTGCTGTGACACCTTTGCAAGGAGGGAGAGATGCTGTGATAAAACCTCTGCTCGTGAAG CCAGGAGGTGTCCTACAAGAGAAGACCCAAAATATCTTTCTCTGTCCTGCAG ATAACACCATCTCTGAAGAGTTCTCCCCGACTCTGCCTGCAGAAGTGCTGGAGGGATCTGCCCGAGTCACGTTCTCTGTGATTG GTGACATCATGGGTCCAGCACTTCAAAATTTAGACCAGCTGCTAAGATTGCCCTTTGGCTGTGGTGAACAGAACATGGTCCAGTTTGCACCAAACATCTTCATACTCCAGTACCTGAATAAGACTAAACAACTGAACCCAGAAATTAAGGATAAAGCACTGAAATTTCTGACAACAG GTTACCAGCGTCAGCTGCTCTACAAACACGACGATGGCTCCTACAGCGCCTTTGGGAAAGGTGATGAGCAAGGCAACACGTG GCTGACAGCTTTTGTAGCCAGGTCCTTTGGACAAGCCAGCTCTCACATTTACATTGATAAGGACCACGTGCAcagtgctctgctctggctgcagaagCACCAGCTGCCCAGTGGCTGCTTCCAGAGTGTGGGGAAGCTCTTCAACAATGACCTGAAG GGTGGTGTGGATGATACCATCTCATTAACAGCCTATATTGCTGCTGCACTGGTGGAACTCCATCTGGAGAGAAAT GACACCATGTTGGATAATGCCTTACATTGCCTTAGGAATGTAACACTTGATGAGACAAGCCTTTATGTCAAGGCCTTGATGGCTTATGTCTTCACACTGAGTAAGGACATGGAGATgagaaagcagctcctggatATGGTAGAGAAGGAAACTG CACAGCTACTGACATCACAATCTGCTGATGAAAAGTCTTCTTCCATGATTGAGACAGTAGCCTACATCGTCCTGGCTCATGTCTCCAAAGCAGACTTGTCACTCAATGAAGCCTCGGTGAGCAAGCTTGTGCGCTGGCTCAGTGGACAAAGAAATGCCTTTGGAGGATTTGCTTCCACACAG GACACGGTTGTCAGCCTGCAGGCCCTCGCTCAGTATGCAGCCCTGATTCCTCAGGAGATCAGAGATGTCAAGGTGGCAGTGAAAGGCAAGGGGGCTTCTCCACTGGAGTTCCATGTGCACAGGAACAACAAGTTGGTCCTGCATCAGGCATCTCTCCCTGCAGACACAGGGACCTACACAGTGCAAGCAATGGGCAGTGGCTGCGTTTATGTCCAG GCCACTTTGTATTATAACATCCCACCACCAAAAACAGAAGAGGTCTTTGTCCTGGATGTGGAAACTGTACCAAGAGAATGTGATGGTGTCAGGAAAGAGTTTGATATCCATGTGTCTGTCAG TTATGTAGGGGACCGTGGGACGAGTAACATGGCCCTGGTGGAGGCTGAAATGCTGTCAGGGTTCATTCCCGTGCAGAGCTCTGTGAAAGAG CTGGAGAAGGCACCCCTCGTGAAAAAGACAGAGATAAAACCAGACAAAATCACAATCTACTTGGAGGAG CTGGGTGAGAGTTCTTTGAAGCTTAACATCTCAGTGGAACAAGATATTGAAGTGCAGAATCTGAAAGCTTCAACAGTGCATGTCTATGACTACTATAAGCCAG ATGACTGCACAGCAAGAGAATATGCTTTCCCTTGCAGTTCAG ATGCCTCAAAGAAGGTTTCCTCCTAG